In Gemmatimonadota bacterium, one DNA window encodes the following:
- a CDS encoding carbohydrate-binding family 9-like protein → MGSETPSTVPKTLKYPCPRALATVVVDGRLDEASWRRAARSPRFSDHTGARALFDTEAALAWDDRNLYVACWLEDRDIQATRKEAGHEVRQDSHVGVLVTGSGAYYDLAVNPLGATSEMVYVWKEACRDDDRFHVPEFDLAVHRPEVLGGHTRTDIRAMRWAFSDWNLPGLQVGVQVDGDPKRRDRADKGWTVELALPWDGLKWLADAQTASPAAGDVWRVSLIRRQVIDQRGHRWQATWTWQPLVIVDGLMPETHLELELAE, encoded by the coding sequence ATGGGCAGTGAGACCCCCTCGACTGTACCGAAGACCTTGAAATACCCTTGTCCCAGGGCCCTGGCCACCGTGGTCGTGGACGGCCGCCTGGACGAGGCATCGTGGCGGCGCGCGGCGCGGTCTCCTCGTTTCAGCGATCACACGGGCGCCCGTGCCCTGTTCGATACCGAGGCGGCCCTGGCCTGGGACGACCGAAATCTCTACGTCGCATGCTGGCTGGAGGACCGCGACATTCAGGCTACCCGGAAAGAGGCAGGCCACGAGGTTCGCCAGGACAGCCACGTGGGCGTGCTGGTCACCGGTTCCGGCGCGTACTACGACCTGGCGGTGAATCCCCTGGGCGCCACATCGGAAATGGTCTACGTATGGAAGGAGGCCTGCCGGGACGACGACCGGTTCCACGTACCGGAATTCGACCTGGCGGTCCATCGGCCCGAGGTGCTGGGCGGCCACACGCGGACCGACATCCGCGCCATGCGGTGGGCCTTTTCGGACTGGAATTTACCCGGCTTGCAGGTCGGTGTGCAGGTGGATGGCGACCCGAAGAGAAGGGACCGGGCCGATAAGGGCTGGACCGTGGAGTTGGCCCTGCCGTGGGACGGTCTCAAGTGGCTGGCCGATGCGCAGACTGCGTCGCCCGCCGCAGGGGACGTCTGGCGCGTCAGTCTGATTCGGCGGCAGGTGATCGACCAACGCGGTCATCGCTGGCAGGCCACCTGGACCTGGCAGCCCCTGGTCATCGTGGACGGCCTGATGCCTGAAACCCACCTGGAGTTGGAGCTTGCCGAATAG
- the tsaB gene encoding tRNA (adenosine(37)-N6)-threonylcarbamoyltransferase complex dimerization subunit type 1 TsaB, with protein MIVVGLETSSASAGIAVIRDQEVMADATLEIGAVYAEQLPAILERTMGELDLQWSAVDGFAISIGPGSYTGLRVGLSLVKGLAYVTKRPVAAVPTLDAIAFQVPFSRYPVHVLTDARRGQVYEARYETGEGRPARLSDYRVRLLEDVVASIEDTVVLVGSGVDAYRPGIAAVLGDRARFAPPGTGRLLASSTTFLGMDSLRRDEHASLNELEPLYLRRADFAKQPPSRPARSPAADTSSASHGRSEPSTD; from the coding sequence ATGATTGTCGTGGGACTGGAGACTTCTTCCGCCTCCGCCGGGATAGCCGTGATCCGGGATCAGGAGGTGATGGCCGATGCGACGCTGGAGATCGGCGCCGTATACGCCGAACAGCTGCCCGCGATCCTGGAGCGCACCATGGGGGAACTGGACCTGCAATGGTCCGCCGTGGATGGATTCGCGATCTCGATCGGACCGGGGTCCTATACCGGGCTCAGGGTGGGTCTGAGCCTGGTCAAGGGGCTTGCCTACGTTACGAAACGGCCTGTCGCCGCCGTGCCCACGCTCGACGCCATCGCTTTCCAGGTGCCGTTCAGCCGCTATCCCGTCCACGTGCTGACGGATGCCCGCAGGGGCCAGGTCTACGAAGCCCGGTACGAAACGGGCGAGGGCCGGCCGGCGCGGCTCAGCGATTACAGGGTGCGTCTCCTTGAAGACGTGGTCGCATCGATTGAGGATACGGTGGTGCTCGTCGGCAGCGGAGTCGATGCGTACCGTCCGGGCATCGCCGCCGTGCTCGGTGACCGGGCCCGTTTCGCGCCGCCGGGTACGGGGAGATTGCTGGCCTCGTCCACCACGTTTCTCGGCATGGACAGCCTCAGGCGGGATGAGCACGCATCCCTGAACGAACTCGAACCCCTGTACCTGAGAAGAGCGGATTTCGCCAAACAGCCGCCATCGCGGCCCGCGCGTTCCCCGGCGGCCGATACCTCCTCCGCCTCCCACGGCCGGTCCGAACCGTCGACGGACTGA
- a CDS encoding xanthine dehydrogenase family protein subunit M, with the protein MRNFSYVNATSIEQVPSLLGRSWDDAVVMAGGTDLVGEMKDYAAVPKRVVNLKTIDGLDYIRQDEAGLRIGALTTLTDVLTHSAVSQDYPALSQAVAVIASPQIRNMATLAGNILQRPRCWYYRSEDFPCLKKGGARCYAVGGVNTYHAIFGSGPSYIVHPSDAAPALMALGATVKIHGPRGGNEVVMDDFFTLPEMNIRRENILRPNEIVTEITVPTPEANSRGMYLKVRERESIDFALVSLAAQMTVVNGTCERASLILGGVAPIPWRAVEAEDYIRGRRITEARAESTAEAAVEDAAPMPHNGYKVEIAKNLVKQAVLALAS; encoded by the coding sequence ATGCGGAACTTTTCCTACGTCAACGCGACGTCGATAGAGCAGGTGCCTTCCCTTCTCGGCCGTAGCTGGGACGACGCGGTGGTCATGGCGGGCGGCACGGACCTGGTCGGCGAGATGAAGGACTACGCCGCGGTCCCGAAGCGCGTGGTCAACCTCAAGACCATTGACGGTCTGGACTACATCCGCCAGGATGAGGCCGGGCTGCGGATCGGCGCCCTGACGACCCTGACGGACGTTTTGACGCATAGCGCCGTTTCTCAGGACTACCCGGCGCTCAGCCAGGCGGTTGCCGTCATCGCCTCGCCGCAGATCCGCAACATGGCCACCCTGGCCGGGAACATCCTGCAGCGGCCGCGGTGCTGGTACTACCGCAGCGAGGACTTCCCCTGTCTCAAGAAGGGCGGGGCGCGGTGCTACGCGGTGGGCGGGGTCAATACCTACCACGCCATTTTCGGATCTGGACCGAGCTACATCGTCCATCCTTCGGATGCGGCCCCGGCGCTGATGGCCCTGGGCGCCACGGTGAAGATCCATGGTCCCCGTGGCGGGAACGAAGTCGTCATGGACGATTTCTTCACGTTGCCCGAAATGAACATCCGGAGGGAGAACATCCTTCGCCCCAACGAGATCGTGACTGAAATCACGGTGCCGACACCGGAGGCGAACAGCAGGGGCATGTACCTCAAGGTGCGTGAGCGGGAGTCCATCGATTTCGCTCTCGTCAGCCTTGCCGCCCAGATGACCGTCGTGAACGGGACCTGCGAGCGGGCCAGCCTGATATTGGGCGGCGTGGCGCCCATTCCGTGGCGCGCCGTCGAGGCGGAAGATTACATCAGGGGCCGGCGGATCACCGAAGCCCGGGCGGAAAGCACCGCCGAGGCGGCGGTGGAAGACGCGGCGCCCATGCCGCACAACGGTTACAAGGTGGAGATCGCGAAGAACCTCGTAAAACAGGCCGTTCTGGCCCTGGCGTCGTAG
- a CDS encoding Ldh family oxidoreductase, whose amino-acid sequence MADIRVDGSRLRSFTAAVFEKAGLPVEDAAIEAEVLVWANLRGVDSHGVQRVAGYVRSVEAGHYNPLPDIRIERETPATLLIEADRAFGPVVTTYAMNQAIGKARTAGIGWVLIRNTTHQGAMAYYAQMAARENMAGVASVCNPPNMAPPGARAPGVHNSPIAIAVPGSRIPFISLDMATSVAAFGKLDVAVDRGESIPDTWALDEDGHPTTDPRRARFLRPTGGYKGYGLALIFECLSSLMVGNPLLTAAITGPGARPGVQNSFIGAIDIAAFTDPLAYRESIDDLAAAMKGLPRVEGVDELFVPGEPEERVYRDRIENGIPLPPGTREKLNEVAVKFSLQVPWEA is encoded by the coding sequence ATGGCGGACATTCGGGTCGACGGGAGCAGGCTGCGATCGTTCACGGCCGCGGTCTTCGAGAAGGCGGGACTGCCGGTCGAAGACGCGGCCATCGAAGCAGAGGTGCTGGTCTGGGCCAATCTGCGGGGAGTGGACTCCCACGGCGTTCAACGCGTCGCCGGGTATGTCCGCTCGGTGGAGGCGGGACACTACAATCCCCTGCCGGATATCCGGATCGAGCGGGAAACACCCGCCACGCTGCTCATCGAGGCGGACCGCGCCTTCGGGCCCGTGGTGACGACCTATGCCATGAATCAGGCGATCGGCAAGGCCCGGACGGCGGGCATCGGCTGGGTGCTTATCCGGAACACGACCCACCAGGGGGCCATGGCGTACTACGCGCAGATGGCCGCACGGGAGAACATGGCGGGGGTCGCATCCGTCTGCAACCCGCCGAACATGGCGCCGCCGGGGGCCCGGGCGCCAGGGGTGCACAACAGTCCCATCGCCATCGCCGTGCCGGGAAGCCGCATCCCCTTCATCTCCCTGGATATGGCCACGAGCGTAGCCGCCTTCGGCAAGCTGGACGTAGCCGTGGACCGGGGCGAATCCATCCCGGATACGTGGGCGCTGGACGAGGACGGCCATCCGACGACGGACCCTCGCAGGGCCCGGTTCCTTCGTCCGACCGGCGGTTACAAGGGCTACGGCCTGGCGCTGATCTTCGAATGCCTGTCGAGCCTGATGGTGGGGAACCCCCTGCTGACGGCCGCCATCACGGGTCCCGGCGCCCGGCCCGGCGTGCAGAACAGCTTCATCGGTGCCATCGATATCGCCGCCTTTACCGATCCTTTGGCGTACCGGGAAAGTATAGACGACCTCGCGGCGGCCATGAAGGGATTGCCGCGCGTCGAGGGCGTAGACGAACTCTTCGTGCCCGGGGAGCCGGAGGAGCGGGTGTATCGGGACCGCATCGAAAACGGCATACCCCTGCCGCCGGGCACCCGGGAAAAGCTCAACGAAGTCGCGGTTAAATTTTCGTTGCAGGTACCCTGGGAGGCATAG
- a CDS encoding carbohydrate-binding family 9-like protein → MTSDWGYSEEGLKHYTACRAIGPIVVDGRLDEPSWRLAERSPRFEDLEEPGRPALFDTRAAVLWDDDYLYVGFWVEEPDVRATYTERDSMICEENDVEVFIAGEDAYYEFELNALGTIMERFYVWQEAYVEAGYGAIPEFDLQGTDLVDTLGGTKTGHAHPRGRRWAFREWDMPGLKWAVHVDGTINDPTDRDRGWTAEIAFPWLGLKHLADGRSLPAREGDTWRMDFSRFHWIEEGGFKTCPGWAWTSHGIYDSHIPDRFTVVHFTEKAVGGNGAHADGACGEGECDGQ, encoded by the coding sequence ATGACCAGTGACTGGGGCTATTCGGAAGAAGGATTAAAGCACTACACCGCCTGTCGGGCCATCGGTCCTATCGTGGTGGACGGACGTCTCGACGAACCGTCGTGGCGGCTGGCGGAACGGTCGCCGCGCTTCGAGGATCTGGAGGAGCCGGGCCGGCCGGCGCTGTTCGACACGCGGGCGGCGGTGCTATGGGACGACGACTATCTGTACGTGGGGTTCTGGGTGGAGGAGCCCGACGTGCGGGCGACGTACACGGAGCGCGATTCCATGATCTGCGAGGAAAACGACGTGGAGGTCTTCATCGCCGGGGAAGACGCCTACTACGAGTTCGAACTGAACGCCCTGGGCACGATCATGGAGCGGTTCTACGTGTGGCAGGAGGCCTACGTGGAAGCCGGTTACGGCGCGATTCCCGAATTCGACCTGCAGGGCACCGACCTGGTGGATACCCTCGGGGGAACGAAGACGGGCCATGCCCACCCCCGCGGGCGCCGCTGGGCGTTCCGCGAATGGGATATGCCGGGGCTGAAGTGGGCGGTACACGTGGACGGCACCATCAACGATCCGACGGACAGGGACCGCGGGTGGACCGCGGAGATCGCCTTCCCCTGGCTGGGACTGAAGCACCTGGCGGACGGGCGTTCGCTGCCGGCCCGGGAGGGCGATACGTGGCGCATGGATTTCTCCCGTTTCCACTGGATCGAGGAAGGCGGTTTCAAAACGTGTCCGGGATGGGCGTGGACCAGTCACGGGATCTATGATTCGCACATCCCCGATCGTTTCACCGTGGTTCATTTCACCGAGAAGGCGGTGGGTGGGAACGGCGCGCATGCGGATGGGGCGTGCGGAGAAGGAGAGTGTGATGGGCAGTGA
- a CDS encoding YggT family protein translates to MILVQLLRIYLVLIVIRAVMSWFNPDPSAPLVRVLTWLTEPALAPFRRIIPPIAIPKTNVRIDIAPIFVLLIGGWLLTKLRF, encoded by the coding sequence ATGATCCTTGTTCAGTTACTTCGTATATACCTGGTCCTGATCGTCATTCGCGCCGTGATGTCCTGGTTCAACCCGGATCCGTCCGCGCCGCTCGTCCGCGTGCTGACCTGGCTTACGGAACCGGCCCTGGCGCCCTTCAGACGGATCATTCCGCCCATCGCCATCCCTAAAACCAATGTGCGGATCGATATTGCCCCCATCTTCGTTCTGTTGATCGGGGGATGGCTGCTGACGAAGCTGCGTTTCTAG
- a CDS encoding fumarate hydratase, which yields MNDYVHRELLPLGKHATPYRLLTSDHVSTGTFEGRDILKVDTDGLILLADQAIRDSSHLLRPEHLAQLRKILDDPEASDNDRFVAMEMLKNANISAGGILPMCQDTGTIIVTGKKGNRVWTEGDDESAISQGTMNAFLSTNLRYSQQAPLDMFTESNTRTNLPAQIEIYADRGDEYKLMFMTKGGGSANKSLLFQETRALLNEDRFLEFVDEKLRILGTAACPPYHLAIVVGGTSAEYTLKVAKLASARFLDTLPTEGNEYGQAFRDLEMEAKVLKMSQEIGIGAQFGGKYFCHDVRVVRMPRHGASCPVGIAVSCAADRQILSKITRHGIFLERLETEPSKFLPEVADETLGGDVVEIDLNRPMSEIRAALSGYPVATRLSLTGPMIVARDIAHARLKERLDGGEDLPQYFKDLCVYYAGPAKTPEGYASGSFGPTTAGRMDTYVDQFQAAGGSMVMLAKGNRSVQVTNACKKHGGFYLGSIGGPAARLAKDSIREVSLVEYPELGMEAIWRIQVEKFPAFIVVDDKGNDFFSGFMRRN from the coding sequence TTGAACGATTACGTCCATCGCGAGCTCCTGCCCCTGGGCAAGCACGCGACACCGTACCGTCTGCTTACCAGTGATCATGTTTCAACGGGAACTTTCGAAGGCAGGGACATCCTCAAGGTCGATACGGATGGCCTGATCCTGCTCGCGGACCAGGCCATCCGGGACAGTTCCCACCTGCTGCGTCCCGAACACCTCGCCCAGTTGCGCAAGATCCTCGACGACCCGGAAGCGTCCGACAACGACCGCTTCGTCGCCATGGAGATGCTGAAGAACGCCAACATCTCCGCCGGCGGCATCCTGCCCATGTGTCAGGACACGGGCACGATCATCGTCACGGGCAAGAAGGGCAACCGCGTGTGGACGGAAGGGGACGATGAGTCCGCCATCTCGCAGGGGACCATGAACGCCTTCCTCAGCACCAACCTGCGGTACAGCCAGCAGGCGCCTCTCGATATGTTCACGGAGTCGAACACGCGGACCAACCTGCCCGCCCAGATCGAGATCTACGCGGACCGGGGCGACGAGTACAAGCTGATGTTCATGACCAAGGGCGGGGGATCGGCGAACAAGAGCCTCCTCTTCCAGGAGACCCGGGCGCTGCTGAACGAGGACCGGTTTCTCGAATTCGTAGACGAGAAACTCCGCATCCTCGGCACGGCGGCATGTCCTCCGTATCATCTGGCCATCGTGGTCGGGGGCACCTCGGCGGAATACACGCTGAAGGTGGCCAAGCTGGCGAGCGCGCGTTTCCTGGACACCCTGCCGACCGAGGGCAATGAGTACGGCCAGGCCTTCCGCGACCTCGAAATGGAAGCGAAGGTGCTGAAGATGAGCCAGGAAATCGGCATCGGCGCGCAGTTCGGCGGGAAGTACTTCTGCCACGACGTGCGGGTGGTCCGCATGCCGCGGCACGGCGCTTCGTGTCCGGTGGGCATCGCCGTTTCCTGCGCCGCCGACCGGCAGATCCTGTCGAAGATCACGCGGCACGGCATCTTCCTGGAACGGTTGGAGACCGAACCGTCGAAGTTCCTGCCGGAGGTCGCGGACGAAACCCTCGGCGGCGACGTGGTGGAAATCGACCTGAACCGGCCCATGTCCGAGATCCGCGCCGCGCTCAGCGGCTACCCGGTCGCAACGCGCCTTTCCCTGACGGGCCCCATGATCGTCGCCCGGGACATCGCCCACGCCCGGCTCAAGGAACGGCTGGACGGCGGCGAGGACCTGCCGCAGTACTTCAAGGACCTGTGCGTCTACTACGCGGGACCGGCCAAGACGCCGGAGGGTTACGCTTCGGGATCATTCGGCCCGACGACGGCGGGCCGAATGGACACCTACGTGGACCAGTTCCAGGCGGCCGGCGGCAGCATGGTCATGCTCGCCAAGGGGAACCGGTCCGTCCAGGTCACCAACGCCTGCAAGAAGCACGGCGGATTCTATCTCGGGTCCATCGGCGGGCCGGCCGCGCGGCTGGCGAAGGACTCCATCCGGGAGGTCTCGTTGGTGGAGTACCCCGAACTGGGCATGGAAGCGATCTGGCGCATACAGGTGGAGAAATTCCCCGCCTTCATCGTAGTGGACGACAAGGGCAACGACTTCTTCTCGGGATTCATGCGCCGGAACTGA